The Xiphophorus hellerii strain 12219 chromosome 5, Xiphophorus_hellerii-4.1, whole genome shotgun sequence genome window below encodes:
- the c5h4orf33 gene encoding UPF0462 protein C4orf33 homolog isoform X1, with amino-acid sequence MRVSLRLQLLAVVNILLCCESLHFRKMEFAIQHTWDSNPVDHDPIRISFTDGQSGLRMEVSGPFFNDPESPAGEPGIAFPGLWNYEVVESFFLDSTKQNYLEVELCPHGQHLILLLSGVGNAFYQQLPIAFTTTKSGDRWTGEAVIPWTYFPPNVDKMNSYAIHGSGAARTYEALYPIPKADIVEGQQPNFHRLEYFQNFRLQSIMGEDWVQPESTLWKGKA; translated from the exons ATGAGGGTCTCACTTCGACTTCAACTTTTAGCAGTAGTCAACATTCTCCTATGCTGTGAAAGTTT GCATTTTAGGAAAATGGAGTTTGCGATCCAACACACATGGGACAGCAACCCTGTTGACCATGACCCCATCAGAATCTCCTTCACTGACGGACAATCTGGACTGAGAATGGAAGTGTCTGGTCCATTCTTCAATGACCCAGAATCTCCTGCAGGTGAACCCGGGATTGCGTTCCCTGGACTCTGGAATTACGAAG TTGTGGAGTCCTTCTTCCTTGACAGCACAAAGCAAAATTACCTGGAGGTGGAACTTTGCCC ACATGGACAACACCTTATACTGCTACTGTCTGGAGTCGGCAATGCGTTTTAT CAACAACTGCCAATCGCTTTTACTACCACAAAATCAGGGGACAGATGGACTGGTGAGGCTGTAATCCCCTGGACATACTTCCCTCCCAATGTCGACAAGATGAACTCCTATGCTATTCATGGCTCCGGGGCGGCACGTACATATGAGGCTCTCTACCCCATCCCCAAAGCCGACATTGTGGAAGGCCAGCAGCCAAACTT CCATCGCCTGGAGTATTTCCAAAACTTCCGCTTGCAGAGCATTATGGGAGAAGATTGGGTCCAGCCTGAATCGACTCTGTGGAAAGGAAAGGCCTGA
- the c5h4orf33 gene encoding UPF0462 protein C4orf33 homolog isoform X2 has translation MEFAIQHTWDSNPVDHDPIRISFTDGQSGLRMEVSGPFFNDPESPAGEPGIAFPGLWNYEVVESFFLDSTKQNYLEVELCPHGQHLILLLSGVGNAFYQQLPIAFTTTKSGDRWTGEAVIPWTYFPPNVDKMNSYAIHGSGAARTYEALYPIPKADIVEGQQPNFHRLEYFQNFRLQSIMGEDWVQPESTLWKGKA, from the exons ATGGAGTTTGCGATCCAACACACATGGGACAGCAACCCTGTTGACCATGACCCCATCAGAATCTCCTTCACTGACGGACAATCTGGACTGAGAATGGAAGTGTCTGGTCCATTCTTCAATGACCCAGAATCTCCTGCAGGTGAACCCGGGATTGCGTTCCCTGGACTCTGGAATTACGAAG TTGTGGAGTCCTTCTTCCTTGACAGCACAAAGCAAAATTACCTGGAGGTGGAACTTTGCCC ACATGGACAACACCTTATACTGCTACTGTCTGGAGTCGGCAATGCGTTTTAT CAACAACTGCCAATCGCTTTTACTACCACAAAATCAGGGGACAGATGGACTGGTGAGGCTGTAATCCCCTGGACATACTTCCCTCCCAATGTCGACAAGATGAACTCCTATGCTATTCATGGCTCCGGGGCGGCACGTACATATGAGGCTCTCTACCCCATCCCCAAAGCCGACATTGTGGAAGGCCAGCAGCCAAACTT CCATCGCCTGGAGTATTTCCAAAACTTCCGCTTGCAGAGCATTATGGGAGAAGATTGGGTCCAGCCTGAATCGACTCTGTGGAAAGGAAAGGCCTGA